Proteins from a genomic interval of Chanos chanos chromosome 3, fChaCha1.1, whole genome shotgun sequence:
- the LOC115808256 gene encoding proteinase-activated receptor 1-like, which yields MDATGFALLMIGVHTAAAFNGSLPRGRAFAVYTRTEVVTDEPIDYPYSDNISQTTQGFRNRSRQIEINYVKDKAAAFLTGSLSTQIIPSIYCLVFIISLLLNSFAVAMFSCRIKTKKPAVIFMLNLAFADLLFTLLLPLKIHYHLSGNDWLFGQALCQVVTVAFYCYMYCTILLIMCISVDRMLAVAYPFSSVSWRNAHNAGLVCTGMWVLALLGTVPMFSMNQTMYLSDLNITTCHDVQNPSGGAYVYHFSVLLCLFFFVPLVVTATCYARFIWVLGVKSAKHGNGVALSSTIYWKKRRRAVMMSIAVAIEFVACFVPTNIILLVHCVGLGLGDEPEEGGVDALYATYLVSLCLGSVSTCLDPMLYYYGSSQCQKQIAELLGCKSSSGNDSFDLSSESSKSSSKGNATRTVNDSSQYKKLLA from the coding sequence CTAGAGGACGTGCTTTTGCCGTTTACACACGGACAGAAGTGGTTACAGATGAGCCAATTGACTATCCTTATTCTGATAACATTTCTCAAACCACTCAAGGCTTTAGAAACAGGTCCAGACAAATCGAGATTAACTATGTAAAGGATAAGGCAGCAGCTTTCCTGACCGGATCTCTGTCCACGCAAATCATACCATCCATCTACTGCCTAGTCTTCATTATCAGCTTGCTGCTTAACTCATTTGCTGTGGCAATGTTCTCCTGTCGGATAAAAACCAAGAAACCAGCCGTGATTTTTATGCTGAACCTAGCCTTTGCAGACTTGCTGTTTACCCTGTTGCTGCCTCTGAAGATCCATTACCACCTCAGTGGGAATGACTGGCTTTTTGGCCAAGCTTTGTGTCAGGTGGTCACAGTGGCTTTCTACTGCTACATGTATTGCACCATATTATTAATCATGTGTATAAGTGTGGATCGCATGCTAGCAGTGGCCTACCCCTTCTCTTCAGTGTCGTGGCGAAACGCTCATAATGCTGGCTTGGTTTGCACTGGCATGTGGGTGTTGGCGCTCCTTGGCACAGTGCCCATGTTCTCTATGAACCAGACTATGTATCTCAGTGACCTAAACATTACCACGTGCCACGATGTACAGAATCCGAGTGGCGGCGCATACGTATACCACTTTTCTGTCCTGCTATGTCTCTTCTTCTTTGTGCCACTGGTTGTCACAGCAACGTGTTATGCCCGCTTCATTTGGGTGCTTGGCGTGAAGTCTGCCAAACACGGGAATGGCGTTGCCTTGTCATCAACGATCTactggaaaaagaggaggagggctGTAATGATGTCGATAGCTGTGGCAATAGAGTTTGTGGCCTGCTTTGTACCTACTAATATCATCCTACTGGTGCACTGCGTGGGTTTGGGCCTGGGCGATGAACCAGAGGAGGGAGGTGTAGATGCATTATATGCTACCTACTTGGTGAGCCTTTGCCTGGGTAGTGTCAGTACCTGTCTGGACCCTATGTTGTATTACTATGGCTCATCACAGTGCCAGAAACAGATTGCAGAGCTCCTGGGCTGCAAGAGCAGTTCTGGAAATGATTCATTTGATCTCAGCTCAGAATCCTCTAAATCCAGCAGTAAAGGAAACGCCACTCGCACGGTCAACGATAGCAGCCAGTACAAGAAACTACTGGCCTGA